In Bacteroidota bacterium, the genomic stretch TTGTCTCCGTGGAGGGCGACACGCTGCGCGGGGAGATCGCACTCGTGCCTGACTTCGAAAAGATGCGCGGCGTCACCTTCCGCGCCACCCCTAGCGCTGCCCCCGCCACCTTCACCCACCGCGAGGCCCAGAGCTACCAGATCGACGGCGGCACCCGTTTCGTGCATCGCTGGATCGACTTCAACACGGAAGGGACCCGCGGGGCTCACACGTTCCTGCGTGAACTCGTCCCAGGCCCTCGCACGCTGTACGTGCACCACCTCGACACCGGCGCGGACACGTACTACATCGAGGGGACCGACTTCCCCATCGAGGGGCTCTTTGAGGTCACGTCCCAGCGTGGACCTACCCAGTCACGGCAATTGAAGCTGTGGGTCGGCACGCTCAATCGGGCCTTCCAGTCGTGTCGCGCCCTGCTGGACGGCGTGGCAGAGGCGCGCTACAGGGAGCGCGACCTTGTCGACCTCACGGTGCAGTACAACACGTGCGCAGAGCCCGGTTATCGCTTCACGCCGCGTCTTGACCGCGTGGACCAGCAATCGGGCTACGCGCTGCACTTCGCCGTGGAGGGGAGCTTTGGGGTGGAGCGGTTGGCCGCCTCGTTCGTCCTCGACACGGCGCTGGAGGAGGCCGATGCGTTCCGCTCGACCTATGCACTGCGCGGAGTTGGTCTCATCGAAGTCAAGGCGTGGCCGAACACGTGGTACGGCGTGGTCGAGTTGGGCCTCGAGAATTACGGCCCGTACGAACGCCTTGAGGAACGGTCGGACGTCCCGAACTATGATCCGCTCTACCTCTCTCTTGGCCTCGGCGCCCAGTACGACTTCTCTGCGGCCCCAGTCGCTCCGTTTCTACGTGCTACCTACGTCCTCGGATGGACGGTTGCAGGACAGCAGCAGGCCACGCTTAGGCGCGAGGCGAACGCGCTGGGTGGCTTCACGCTCACTGGTGGCGTGGTCTGGGACGTGACACCCTCGCGCGGCCTGTCCTTCGGCGTGCGAGCCAGTTGGCTCGACTTCTCCGATGAGTTTATCTACATCCCGTTCGGGGACAACAAGATTGGGCGGCATACCACCTATGCAGGCGTGCTCGGCATCCGGCTCTGAGCGGTGCCATCGTGGCCGCGTCATCGGGAACGGAGATCCTCTAAATACGAAGTCCCCAGATATAAATAGGCGGAGTGCGCCCAGGTAGAAACAGCGCACCCCGCCTTGGAATCCCGGCGAAGCCAGGAACTTGGTGCTTGAGCGCAAAGCCTGCGCGCAAGCGATCCGGTTGCTAGTCGATGAAGCGACGAATCACGTTCACGAGACGGACACGCTCGCGCTCGGACTCGGCCTCCTCGTAGATCACGTACTGCCCGTTTTCGCCGTAGCGGACGATCACGGCGTCCGAGGTCTTGGCGAGTTGGTGCATGGCGATCTGGTCGCGGAAGGGCTTGAAGGCCGCCTCGTTGTAGCGCATGTTCGTGCCGCTGTTGTTGAGGAGCCGCTTCAGCGTAGTGTTCTCTCCATCGACGTAGAGGACGGGGATGTCCACATCGGCGTACTCCCCATCGGGGCGGTAGATGAAGAAGATCTCCTCGATGCTCGACCGGAAGCCACGCGAGTTGCCTTCCATGCGGTAGGTGATGAAGACGCGGTTGGCGCTGCTGAGGAAGAGGCCCTCGTAGCTGAGGTCATCCTCGATCTGAGCGAGCGTGTAGGTCGTCTCGTCCTCGCGGTCGCGACGGACCTGGAGGTCGTCGGTCTCGATGTAGGCGACGAGCGAGTCGAGGAAAACGCCAGTGACGTTCTGCTCGTTCTCGCGCTCCACGGGGACGATGATCTCGACGGTCTGGCGCCAGTTGCCCTGGGCCAACATGGCCTGGGCCAGGAGGAGCGGCGCGACGAGCGCCACCAGGGCCAGACGACGGAGGGTGGTAGACATAATGCAGTCGGGTCGGTGAGGCCGAAGCTCCGTGCCCCGGCACAGCGCCGGAGCACGGGGTTCGGGCATGCTTACGAAATCGTGAAGCTGAACGTGCGGCTGCCTTCGTTAAGCGAGACGCCAACGGACGTGCCTGCGTAGTTGAGACGATACACGTTGTTGAGTTGGACGATGATGCGGTCGCCGGGGCGCGCCGAGGCAAGGGCACGGATGGCAGGGAGGCGACCGCCGCTCAGGTTGTAGGTGCCGAGGCGCTCCGAGGCGGTGAGGCCGCGCCGGATGTACACCGTGGCACTCCCTACGCCGTAGCGAGCATCGCTCGGGTAACGCTGGGCAAACTCCTGGTCGGCTTGGACCGAGAAGTTGAGCGCGAAGCGTCCGCGCGGCAGGTTGTCGCCGTTGTTGACGGCGCGGCCTGCGTTGGCGACCCGGATCTCCGGACGCGGCGGGTCGATGACCGCGAACGACTTCGATCCCAGGAAGACGTTGCCGTCGGGACCTGGCGTCTCAACGCGGATGCCTGCGGTCTGCCCGCTGGGCGCGAGCGTGAGCGTGCGCGCCTCGGTGCCGTTGAGGATGAGCGGCCGATCTTCCAGACCCGGCACGTCGATGCGGACCTCGTTGCGGCATTGGCGATAAAGCGCCACCTCGCCCGCGTTGACGGCGACGATCTCAGGTCGGCGCACCGTAAACGTGCCGGTGATCGGCACTTCGCGCGTGCCACCGCCGATCTGCGGGACGGTCATCGTTGCGGCATACTCGACCTCTTTGACGTCCTCGTTCTCCGCGAGGAGGTTGCCCGTCTCCATGACGAACATCGAGTCGCCCGAAGCCATGAACGCCTCCGAGCCGCTGAGCGAAAGGCCCTCGCCCGCGCCGACGGCGAGCATGGCGCGCGCCTGGAAGGGCTGGCCGAGCACGACCGTCTCCTCAGCGTCGAGGTAGGGCTGCACGTTGCCCACGGCGATGGTGCTGTCGTCCAGGTCGAACGTGCTCATCGCGTAGAGCAGGATGGGGAAGTACAACGCCAGCATGACGTTGTACCGCATGTCTTTTACAGACATAGGGATACCTCGTCGGTTTTAGGCGCGGGACACGTACGTTTCGGCGGACGCTCCGTCCTTGCCGTTCGTCGAGACGCCGGGGTTGTTGAACATGCGGAAGCGACGGGCGACCTGCTCCAGCTCGGAGCGGATGGCCTCGGCCTGCGTACCGGCGGCGCCCATTTCCTGGCTGAGGGCGTTCATGCCCTGGCCGAGGCGCTGCGCGTCTTGCGGCAGCGAGCCCGTTGCCGTCTGTGTTAGGGTCTGGCGCATCTGCGCCACCGACGTACGCGCCTGGCTCATCTCCTGGCTCATGCCACGCATCTCGGAGCCGAACTTCTGCACATCGCCCGAGAGCTCACCCATGACCTGTCCCAGGCCGGTCGTGAGCTGGCTCAGCTCGGTCGAGATGCCCGACTTCACCGAGGCAACGAGGGCCTGGTGGACCTCGGCGTTCATGCGCTTGTAGTCTTCGCCCATCGTCCCAAAGATGCGACGCACCTCGGTAGTAGCGATCTCCTGAACCTGGCGATAGAACTCTTCGGACTTCTCCGGCGAGTTGAGCAGGAGCGGCTCGCCCGCAGCACCGAGCGCCTTGGTGGGTGTCCCCTTGGCCGCGAGGCCCTGGATGAGCGCCAAGACGCCCATGGCCACGAAGGCGCCTGCTTCCCCGAGGAAGCCGACCAGGATGACGTCGTTGTAGTCGAAGCCGAGAACGGAGTCCCACTTGAGGATCTTCGCGGTCACGCCGATGATGGCGAGGGCCCCGAAGACGCCCACGAGGAGACCAATGAACCCGTTCACGCGGGACATCGACTTGGATTGTGCTTCAGCCATTGTGTTCTACCTGTATTGTGGTTGGAGGGTGAGGGGGACGAGGCTACTGCCCCCCTCCGTTCTGGTCCCCGTTGTCGCTGGGCTGGCCGCCCTGGGGCGGGACCGGAGGCACGAAGCCGCCAGCCGGGTCGCTACCGCTCTGCGCCTGGCCTGGAGCGGGACCAAACTCGCTGCCGAGGTCCTTCGCGCAGCGGAAGCCGGTGTAGATGTTCGCGTCGTTCATGTCGAACGCCTCGCGGACGCCGACGCCGATGTAGAAGTCCTCGGCGGCCCAGGAGCCGCCACGCACGATGCGACGCGCTTCACGGTCATCTACCCAGCGTGGGTTGAAGTCAGCGAGCACGCTGTAAGTCGGGTTGTACGCGTCGAGGGTCCACTCGGCGACGTTGCCGCTCATGTTAAAGATGCCCCACGGCGAGGACGGGAAGGCGCCGACGGGAGCGGTGAACGCGTAGCCGTCCGCGGCATAGCCCGCGCGACCGGGGTTGTAGTTGGCGTAGTAGCCGCCGTTGGGCGCCTGCGGCGACTGGCCGGGCCACGGGTAGATGCCGCCCGACACGCCTGAGCGGGCGACGTACTCCCACTCTGCCTCGGTCGGGAGGCGCTTGCCCTGGCCCTGGCAATAGGCGTTGGCCTGGTCCCAGGTCACCGCCACCACGGGGTAGTCGTTGTAGGCCTGACCCAGGAAGTAAGACTGGAAGTTGGCGCGGCCACCGGCGTCCTGCCACGCCATCGAGTCCGGCGTCATCGCCTCCCGGGCCGACGGCGCGAGGCCCTGGAGCCACTGGCGGAACTGCATGTTGGTCACCTCGAACTTGTCGATGAAGAACGAGGACACGGTGACGCGCTTGAAGCCCTGCGTCTGGAGGCCGAGTGGGTCCTCTTCGAAGAGGCCCATCGTGTAGGTGCCGTCCGGAACCAAGACCATGTCGCCAGCCTGGCTCACGCCCGCGGGCTGGACGCCGCCGCCCTGGGGGAAGCCGCCCTGCTGGGGGAGGCCCACCGGCTGTGCCGCGGCGCCTCCGATAGCGGCCGCGCCCGGAACCTGGTAGGAGCCGCTGAGGGCTCCCTGCCGGGCGGCCGGGTCTGCTACGGTCCGGCCGACGGTACCCTGCACCGGCATACCCACCGACTGTCCCGACTGGACCGACGGCGCGTAGCCCGGTTGCCCTTCCGACGTGATGCCGGGCTGCGCCGACACCGCGCCTCCGCCCGCCTGGGGCGTGCCATAGCTCGGCGCCGCCACCTGGCCTCCGCCAGCCGTCGCGTCGCGCGAGACAATCGTAGGATCCTGCTCAGGGAAGTCGCGGCGTGCGATCTGGCCCCGCTCGATAGCACGCTCCTCTGCGATGACCTCGGGGTCGTAGCGCGATGCCTTGGCAAAGGTGTAGTTCACGCCCACTGCTGGGAAGACGCCGAACCCAAGCTCTTGCAGGCCGTTGCGAGCTCCGGGCGACGGCGTGAGGTCACGGAAGAGCGTCCAGCGGGCTGCCAGCTCAAAGTTGAGAGCCACGCGCTCGTTGAGCGAGTAGTCCATGCCGATGCCCACCGGGATCACCGAGCGGTGGTCGTCACCGCTGAAGAAGAGGCCGAAGCCCGAGAAGACGTACGGCTCGAAGCGCTGCGCCCCGGAGAACGGACGCACGTTCATGGTCACCTCGGCGCTCGCCTCGTCGGTGTAGCCGAGCATCCCCTGTACCTGGAAGAACTCGGCCAGCCAAATGCGGGAGCCAATCTGGAACCCGGCCTGCGTGACTGGATCTGCGTCCGGGGCCTGGGTCACAGCGGGGCCCGCTTTGAGGAGCAGCGACTGAGCGCCCACTGCAGGACCGAAGGCCAGCAGCAGCGCGAGGAGGAAAAACGTAGAGGTCTTCATAGATCGCGTGGGATCAGGTGAGGGTGGCGGGGCAACTGCGCCGAGAAGAAGGCAGAGTTGCAACAGGCGTAAGCGCCTGCGATGGCGGAGCGCCAGGAGTCAGGTGAGTGAGAAGCTAGAGGCGGAATCGGTAGCCCACGTGGATCGACGAGATCACATCGGGGCCGGTCGTGCGCCGCTGGGCGCTATCGAGGAAGTCAGACGTCATGAAGCGGATGCCGAAGCGCCAAGCGTCCTGCAAGATCATGGACACCGGGAACGTCAGGATAAAGCGCGGACTCGTCTGCTCGAACACGTAGCCCCGCGACTCCAACACGTCAGGCGTCGAAAAATTGTAGGTCGTCGACACCATCGTGGGTGCCACGCCAGCCTGGAGCCGCACGAACCCGGGCCGACCGAAGAGCCCGACCCGCAGGCCCGCGTTCACGTCGAAGGCGAAGACGTTCACCCCCATGCTGTTGTCCGCATCCACGTCGATGTTGAAGCGGTGGTAGACCAGGCCCGCCTCGGCCATGAACAACGGCGAGAGGGCGCGGTCGGCGTGGACGGAGAGACTAAACTCAGCCAGCGCGAAGTATTCGATGGGGTTGCTCGAGGCATTGCGGTCAAGCTCGCCCTGGTAGACCCCGAGGCCGAGACCAAGCGTCAGGCCATCGATAGCGCCCCCTCCTTGAGCGTGTGCACCAGGCGTGCTTACCCCCAGGCCTGTCAGAAGGAGAAGGACGAACGCAAGCGATTGGGCGAGGCCGGGCTGCTCCTGAAGCCGTGCGGACTCACGCCGGGTGGGCGAGAACCAAGTCATGGGTGTGGATCGTGCGAGTATGGAGGCTACGAAGCTCGGTAAAGAGCGGGCGGCTGCTTCCTCTCAGCGGGGTTATGACGACGCGGCAGGGCATCCCGACGGGGGTGTGGGGGCGATCGGGGCGCCACGCAGCGCGGTCAGCAGAGACTGTCAGGTGATTGGAGAAAGGGACGGGTGATGGGTCCACCGCCGTGGCATACGTCCCGCATGGATCATACCAGTTTTGAGACGCAGGACGAGACAACGGACGAGACGGGACAACCCATCCTGACGATCAATCGGGTTAGGGGGCAACGGACCGCACCTGTGGCTGCGGTCATTCACCTCTAGGTGGTGGGGCGACACCTCTTCGCAACAGCGTTCTCGCACGGAACGCGCGGGGGCGACGCGACCCGGTAGGCCGCCGTTGCTTCTGCGAAGGTCACGGTGCTGTATGATAGGCACTTTTTTTCCTCCCCTCGGGCGGGTGGTTCTTTTTCACCTCTCCTGCGATCCCTCTCCTCGCTGTGAACGACCCGTGAACGCGGCTCCCTACCCACCTGATTGCGGGCTCTTGCGTTTTCTTCAAAATCCCAGCGACTACGCCACGCCCATCCATGGCCTGGACACGTGCCTGCCCCTCTGCACGCTACCGGCACGGCCATGTAGCGCCTGGACTACAACATGCCTACCCAGCACGTCCCGTGCGCCACTGCCGGAGCGCCCGTGCCCAAACGGCTTCATACGCTGCCTGACGCTGCAGAACGTAGGGTTGCCAGCCCGCCGGCTGCCCGAAATCGTCGACCCTCCTGAAGCTGAACGCCGTCGCGTCCTGGCGCAGCCCGCTTCCATAGTACCACGTCTCTCCCATGGGATCGAGCTCGACGTAGGCGGGCGGCCCCAGGAGAACGTAGAGCATGCCCCGGTCTGTCTTCCACCCTGCTTTCACGGTTGAGAAGCGGCGGTTGGCGTCCTCGACGCGCTCGTAGTAGAGACGGAGCACGTTGGCCGCCACCCGACGATCGCCCAGCAGCGCCCCCCAGAATGCGTCGAAGCGGGCGCGGCGCTCCTCCGGAGCCTCAGCCTCCAGGATGAAAGCGCGCTCGCGTTCATAGGCCATGAACGCGAGGCTCTCGATGAGGCCGTCCATGGTCTCCATGCGTGGATGCCCAGCGTCAAGCACGGTGAGATACCGGGCGGACACTGCTCCTAGCCCCTCGGGCTCCCCAATAGAGACTGCGATTTTGTAGAGCCCGGGCGTCATGGGCGGCACCATGAGGACATGGTCGGCAGCACCGCCTGCGTGCACAGCTTCACGCCGCGCCACCACAACACCATCGCGCATCCGGACGCCCTGGTAGGCAAGGGAACCACGTTGCGGACCCAGCCAGTGCGGCGGCCGCGCCACCGTCGTGTCGCTCGGCAGTCGCTCGACGTGTAGCGTGACTGGAAGGTCCGTTCCAGTGACTACCGTGGCCCGGACTCGGAGCGACTCGGGAGAAGTCGCCAGCGTTCGCCCGAGGTACGGCGCATACCCGTCGCCGTTTTTCCGCTCGAGTTGGAGGCGCCCGACGCGCACTTCAGTGTTCCAGTCTGGAGCGCTGGTGTCCGGCACCTCAATCCGTAGCTGCCTCACGGCTTCGCGCTGCGTACTTAGGTCGTCCAACCGTGCTTCGACTAGGTATAGCCCCGGCGCGAGCGCAAAGCGAGCTTCGTGCATCGCCGTTGTGAGGGAACGGAGCCCGTCGGCGGTGCTGGCGCTCAGGGTGTCCGCCCAAAGCTGCTCGCGCACTGTCGTTCGCGTTCCAGCAATTCGTACGAGCACCGATAGCTGGTAACGCACGCGGACGCGCTCCTCCTCGACCCCGTCCGCTTCGGCCACGAGGGTGCTCGGCTCGACGGCGACCAGCGCTTGCAGAGGAACCGTCTTAGCGCTGTCCACATCGGATTCAACACCGGATTCAACATGCTCGGCGAGTAGCAGCCGGGCATCGAGGTCGAAGACCGGCTCGTCGGGGTCGTAGACGAGCGTACGACCGGCATCCACGTCGTCGAGGCGATCCGGCGCGGAGCAGGCTGCGAGGACTAGCGCCAACGCGCCCAGCCAGGGAATTACCCACCAGGTCAGGGACACACGGCCCCTCGTCCTGTCGGACAGCCTCGCGCGCCTGCTCCCCCTCATGTGCCTGCATCGACCGCCGCCTCAGCGGCCCGAGCGATGGCGGCAAACGACGACGCATCCAGGCTTGCCCCTCCAATGAGGCCTCCGTCGATGTCGGGCTGCGCGAAGAGTTCGGAGGCGTTACTAGGCTTAACGCTGCCACCGTAGAGCAGTTCAACGTCGGCGCCCGTCTCTCCGAACCGCTCGGTCATCCACGCGCGGATGGCCGCGTGCATCGCCTGGGCGTCGCCCGGCGAGGCGGTCCGGCCGGTGCCGATGGCCCACACGGGCTCGTAGGCCACTACCACCGCGTCCGGCGCCGCCAACGCCTCCATTTCGCCGAAAGCACCGCTGAGCTGGCGCAGCACGACGGCCTCGGCGTCGCCCGCCTCGCGCTCGGCGAGGGTCTCCCCCACGCACACGATCGGCACGAGCTCATGCGCCAATGCCTGCGTGACCTTGCGCCTCACTCCGTCGTCCGTCTCGCCGAAATACTGCCGTCGCTCTGAGTGCCCGAGGATCACGAACACGCACCCCACCGACGTGAGCATCGACGCGGACGACTCGCCGGTGTAGGCCCCGCTGTCAGCCTCGTGCATCGTCTGGGCACCGAGGAGGATGTCCGACTCGCCGAGCGTGTCGAGGACCGCCAGCAGGAGCGGCGCGGGAGGGCAGACTGCCACGTCGACGCCCTCGCCAGGCTCGCCGACCGCGTCCGCCACGGCCTCGGCGAGTTCGAGCGCCCCCTCGAAGTCGGTGTTCATCTTCCAGTTTCCAGCAACGAGCATGGCGAGGGGTGAGGGTTGGAGTTGGGGTTGCAACAGCGCCTCGAACTTCGCACTTCTGACCCGGCACGGCAACCGGCTAGCGCCACCGGACAGCATCGGCCGGCTCAATGCGAGCCGCACGAGCCGCAGGGTAGAGCGAGGCGACGACGCAGAGCGCGAGAGCAACGAGCGTGACACCCAAGACATCGAGCGCTTGAATGTCGACCGGGTAGGCATCGATGATGAACGACTCGGCGCCTGCGAGCTTGACGAGTCCGAACTGCTGCTGCGCCCAGGCGATGCCGAGGCCAAGCACGAGGCCAAGCCCCGCGCCAAGCCCACCGACGAGCAGGCCTTCGATCAAGAAAATGCGCCGGATGTCGCGCTGCGACGCACCCATCGCCTGCAAGGCCCCAAGGTCGCGCCGCTTCTCGATCACGATCATGGTGAGGCTGCCGACGATGTTGAACGCCGCCACGACGATGATGAGCGCGAGGATGAGCGACGCCCCCCACTTTTCCAGCCGCATGACGCTGTAGAGCGACTGCTGGAGGTCATACCACGTCTGCACCGTATAGCGCTCGCCGAGCTGAGCTTGGAGCGTGCGTTTCACCTCGGCAGCGCGGTCGAGGTCGTCGAGGCGTAGGTCGAGGCCGGTGACGCGGTCGCCCATGCGGAAGAGGCGCTGCGCCTGCGGGAGGTCCACGTACACATTTGACTGGTCGAAGACCTCGTCCATCTCGTAGATGCCGCGCACGGTGAAGCGCGCCGCTGCGGGCAGGCCGAACGGGTACTGCACGAGCATCCGCTCCAGGGCCGGCGCCGAGAGCAAGTCGATGCGCGAGCCGCGTGTGGGCGTCGTGCCTGGATAGAGCCCGAGGCGACTGGCGAGTGCTCCGCCGATGACAACGCCCGGTTGCCCGTCGGCCGTCGCGAGGTCGAAGCCGCCCGTGATGACGGCGGCGCCTGGTCCCGTCTCGCTCGGGAGGTGCGTCGCCTCCACGCCGCGCACGATCACCACCTTGTTGTCCGCCCCGCCGTTGTCCGCGGCGAGCAGCGCCTTGCCCTGCACATACGGCGTCGCGCTCTCGACGTGCTCCAGGTCGAGCACGAGGGCGCGCAGCGAGTCGGCCTCGGCGAGGCCCTCATGCTGCGCCGTCGCCACGATGCGAACGTGCGGGTCAAACGACACAAGCAGGTCGCGCACGACGCCGAAGAAGCCGTTCATCACGCTCAGCACCACGATCAGCGCCGTCACCCCGAGCGCCACCCCTGCGACCGACAGCCCACTCAGCACCGAGACGAGCGACACGCGGCGCGGGCTGGCCAGCAGGCGCCGGGCG encodes the following:
- a CDS encoding SUMF1/EgtB/PvdO family nonheme iron enzyme: MKTSTFFLLALLLAFGPAVGAQSLLLKAGPAVTQAPDADPVTQAGFQIGSRIWLAEFFQVQGMLGYTDEASAEVTMNVRPFSGAQRFEPYVFSGFGLFFSGDDHRSVIPVGIGMDYSLNERVALNFELAARWTLFRDLTPSPGARNGLQELGFGVFPAVGVNYTFAKASRYDPEVIAEERAIERGQIARRDFPEQDPTIVSRDATAGGGQVAAPSYGTPQAGGGAVSAQPGITSEGQPGYAPSVQSGQSVGMPVQGTVGRTVADPAARQGALSGSYQVPGAAAIGGAAAQPVGLPQQGGFPQGGGVQPAGVSQAGDMVLVPDGTYTMGLFEEDPLGLQTQGFKRVTVSSFFIDKFEVTNMQFRQWLQGLAPSAREAMTPDSMAWQDAGGRANFQSYFLGQAYNDYPVVAVTWDQANAYCQGQGKRLPTEAEWEYVARSGVSGGIYPWPGQSPQAPNGGYYANYNPGRAGYAADGYAFTAPVGAFPSSPWGIFNMSGNVAEWTLDAYNPTYSVLADFNPRWVDDREARRIVRGGSWAAEDFYIGVGVREAFDMNDANIYTGFRCAKDLGSEFGPAPGQAQSGSDPAGGFVPPVPPQGGQPSDNGDQNGGGQ
- a CDS encoding GWxTD domain-containing protein; this translates as MALVLAACSAPDRLDDVDAGRTLVYDPDEPVFDLDARLLLAEHVESGVESDVDSAKTVPLQALVAVEPSTLVAEADGVEEERVRVRYQLSVLVRIAGTRTTVREQLWADTLSASTADGLRSLTTAMHEARFALAPGLYLVEARLDDLSTQREAVRQLRIEVPDTSAPDWNTEVRVGRLQLERKNGDGYAPYLGRTLATSPESLRVRATVVTGTDLPVTLHVERLPSDTTVARPPHWLGPQRGSLAYQGVRMRDGVVVARREAVHAGGAADHVLMVPPMTPGLYKIAVSIGEPEGLGAVSARYLTVLDAGHPRMETMDGLIESLAFMAYERERAFILEAEAPEERRARFDAFWGALLGDRRVAANVLRLYYERVEDANRRFSTVKAGWKTDRGMLYVLLGPPAYVELDPMGETWYYGSGLRQDATAFSFRRVDDFGQPAGWQPYVLQRQAAYEAVWARALRQWRTGRAG
- the tpiA gene encoding triose-phosphate isomerase, which codes for MLVAGNWKMNTDFEGALELAEAVADAVGEPGEGVDVAVCPPAPLLLAVLDTLGESDILLGAQTMHEADSGAYTGESSASMLTSVGCVFVILGHSERRQYFGETDDGVRRKVTQALAHELVPIVCVGETLAEREAGDAEAVVLRQLSGAFGEMEALAAPDAVVVAYEPVWAIGTGRTASPGDAQAMHAAIRAWMTERFGETGADVELLYGGSVKPSNASELFAQPDIDGGLIGGASLDASSFAAIARAAEAAVDAGT
- a CDS encoding FtsX-like permease family protein — protein: MDFRFLIARRLLASPRRVSLVSVLSGLSVAGVALGVTALIVVLSVMNGFFGVVRDLLVSFDPHVRIVATAQHEGLAEADSLRALVLDLEHVESATPYVQGKALLAADNGGADNKVVIVRGVEATHLPSETGPGAAVITGGFDLATADGQPGVVIGGALASRLGLYPGTTPTRGSRIDLLSAPALERMLVQYPFGLPAAARFTVRGIYEMDEVFDQSNVYVDLPQAQRLFRMGDRVTGLDLRLDDLDRAAEVKRTLQAQLGERYTVQTWYDLQQSLYSVMRLEKWGASLILALIIVVAAFNIVGSLTMIVIEKRRDLGALQAMGASQRDIRRIFLIEGLLVGGLGAGLGLVLGLGIAWAQQQFGLVKLAGAESFIIDAYPVDIQALDVLGVTLVALALCVVASLYPAARAARIEPADAVRWR